TGATCCTGGCGATGATCGCAGAGCGACCGCGCCATGGTTACGAAATCATCAAGGAGATCGAAGACAGGTTCGAAGGCCGCTACAGCCCCAGCCCGGGCGTTGTCTATCCGACGTTCTCCTGGCTGGAGGACATGGGCTACGCGACCATCGAACCGGACAGCAATGGCCGCAAGCTTTCCCGGATCACTCGCGAGGGCGAAGCCTTCCTGGTCGCCAACCGGAAGGCGGCAGACGAATTGCTGGTGCGCGAGTTGCCCCAAGTGCGCCCCGACGATATCCCCCGTCAGATCGTGGACGCGATGGACGGGTTGAAGGCAGCGCTGCGCCGGCGGCTAGTAGGCGGCCTGACCGAGGCTGAGATCTGCGAGACCGCTGCTGCGATTTCGGCCGCGGCAGACGTGATCGGAACGAAGCGATGACGGCAGCGCGTCTGGCGGACATGGATCCGCGTGTCACGGCGGTGCTGGAAGACTACGACGCGCGCATCCGGGCCGAACGGCAGTCACGCGGCAGTGTCAGAGATGGCGGCGCCGACATGCGGATGCTCGCCATAGGCCCGGATACGGGGCGGTTGATGAATATCCTGATCCGCAGCCTGGATGCCCCGAACGTCCTGGAGATCGGCACCTCGTTCGGCCATTCGACCATCTGGCTGGCCCAGGCCGCGAAGGCCCAAGGCGGGCGGGTTGTCACCATGGAACAGCAGGCGCACAAGTCTGCCCATGCCAGCGAGATGGCCGCAAAGGCCGGACTGGTCGAGCATGTCGACTTTCAGGTCGGCGATGCGCTGAAAATGATCCCGGATTTGCCGGGGACGCTGGATTTCGTCTTCCTCGACCTGTGGAAGGATCTCTATGCGCCGTGCCTCGACGCCTTCTACCCCAAACTCGCCCCTGGCGCGATCATTGTCGCCGACAACATGATCCGCCCCGGAGGCCCGGCGATCGACGCCTATTCCAAGGCGCTTCGCCGCAAGCCCGGAATCGACAGTATCCTTCTGCCCGTCGGCACGGGGATCGAAGTCAGCCGGTTCATGCCAAGATGAAACGAGAACACCCCATGGAACAGATCATCACCCGCCACCGGCATGAGCTGAAACGCCGGACCCTCACTGTCACGCATTAGATTTTTCCGGCAAACAGCGACGATGACCTGTAAAACCCCAACCGTCCGCCTCAGGCCTCCCTCGAGGGAAGACATCGAGGCGCGTGTTCTCCTTGGCAGCTCCGCTGAAATCCTGCGCATGTATGGGTTTCTTGCAAAGGCATCCGCAAATGAGATGCCGCGCGCGCAAGCAACACGCTGGTTCGAAGACTTGAGAGATCATCCCTGTGCCTGGGCGGTGCACGCCGATGGCGAGCTCGTTGGCCATGCCCGACTGGACAACATCAACAACACCGATCGCCGCGCCAGATTGGCCATCGGTTTGTTCAATGAACGCCACTTGGGGCAGGGAATTGGACGTGCCGCGATCAACCTCGTCCTGGAGCACGCATTTGGACCACTGCGCTTGCATCGGGTCGATCTGCGTGTGCTATCCTACAATATCCGTGCCATCCGCTGCTATGAAGCCTGTGGCTTTTCCCGCGAGGGCGTCGAACGTGAGTCCGCGCGCGTGGGCAAGGAATGGCATGACGACTGGATCATGGCAATTCTCGAGCAGGATTTTCATGTGCGACCTGGGGCATTCAGCAACGAGCGGTAGGAGTCTAGCAGATCGAAACCGCAGGCCTTGGTGAAGACCAAGGAGAGTCTTGGGTCGGCGGTGACAATGATCTC
The sequence above is drawn from the Marinibacterium anthonyi genome and encodes:
- the speG gene encoding Spermidine N(1)-acetyltransferase, which translates into the protein MPRAQATRWFEDLRDHPCAWAVHADGELVGHARLDNINNTDRRARLAIGLFNERHLGQGIGRAAINLVLEHAFGPLRLHRVDLRVLSYNIRAIRCYEACGFSREGVERESARVGKEWHDDWIMAILEQDFHVRPGAFSNER
- a CDS encoding putative O-methyltransferase, yielding MTAARLADMDPRVTAVLEDYDARIRAERQSRGSVRDGGADMRMLAIGPDTGRLMNILIRSLDAPNVLEIGTSFGHSTIWLAQAAKAQGGRVVTMEQQAHKSAHASEMAAKAGLVEHVDFQVGDALKMIPDLPGTLDFVFLDLWKDLYAPCLDAFYPKLAPGAIIVADNMIRPGGPAIDAYSKALRRKPGIDSILLPVGTGIEVSRFMPR
- the yqjI gene encoding Transcriptional regulator YqjI; protein product: MKHESHKGGAHPDGPKSRRGRAGGSAKFHGHRGRSKRVFDYGELRLLILAMIAERPRHGYEIIKEIEDRFEGRYSPSPGVVYPTFSWLEDMGYATIEPDSNGRKLSRITREGEAFLVANRKAADELLVRELPQVRPDDIPRQIVDAMDGLKAALRRRLVGGLTEAEICETAAAISAAADVIGTKR